One Candidatus Kuenenbacteria bacterium genomic window, ATCACGGTATCAGGATTTAGTGAAATTGAATCAATCCCCTCTCGCACCAAAAATTCTGCGAAGTCTGGAAAATCGCTTGGGCCCTGCCCACAGATTCCAATTTTTCTTTTGTTCTTTTTTGCTCCCCTGATCGCCATAACGATCAATCTCTTGACTGCCTCATTTTTTTCATTCCCAATAAACGAGAGTGTCCCCGCATCTCTATCCAACCCCAGGGTCAATTGAGTTAGATCATTTGAGCCAATCGAGAAGCCATCAAAATATTTTGAGAACTCATCTATCAAAATCACATTCGACGGGATCTCTGTCATCACATAAACTTGCAGTGGCCGCATCTTATTATTTTTTAATTTACCACCACCTTTATCATCTTTTGTTTTTATTATCTTCGCCTCTCCCCTCTTTAGTCCGTGCGCCACCATTACCCCCAACACCTGTTTTGCTTCTTCTACTGTCCGGCAAAACGGTACCATCACAATTACATTATCAAGACCCATCACTTCTCGCACCTTCTTTATTGCTTCGCACTCCAGACCAAACGCTTCTTTAAAGTCTGGAGAATAATATCTCGATGCGCCCCTCCAGCCAATCATCGGGTTTGACTCCACCGGCTCAAATTGTTTACCGCCGATGAGCTCAGCATATTCATTTGTTTTAAAATCGGACAAACGAATAATCACATCCTTTGGATAAAAAGCCGCCGCGATTTGCCCAATACCCTCGGCTAGCTTGTCTACAAAAAATTGTTTTCTGTCTTTATAATCAGCTGTCATCTTCAAAATCGCCTTCTTCGCCTTTTCATCTTTTAGCTTTCCAAATTGCAAAAGAGCATTGGGGTGAATTTTGATATAAGAATTAATAATAAACTCTTCTCTAGCCAAGCCCACCCCATCATTGGGAATAAGGCTCTGTGCAAAAGCATTTTCCGGTATGCCCACATTCATCATTATTTTTGTCCTAGGCCTTTTGATATTTTTTAAGTCAGTCTTTTTTATCTCAAATGGCAATATACCAGCATATACAAAGCCATCCTGACCTTCAGCGCAAGACACCGTCGCCTCCTGGCCTGTTTTTATTTTTCTGGTAGCCTCGCCCGTACCCACCACACATGGTATGCCAAGTTCCCTGGATACAATGGCCGCATGACAGGTCCTTCCGCCCTGATTGGTCACTATCGCCCCAGCTATTTTCATAATCGGTTCCCAATCAGGATCAGTCACATCGGTCACCAATATTTCACCTTGTTGAAAATCTTTCATATTTTTGGCATCCAATATCACCCTCGCCTTACCTGCACCGATCTTGTTCCCCACGCTTATACCTTTCGTTATTAGCTTCTTTTCGCTCTCTTTAACTTTTAAAATATATTCCTCTAGCATATTCTGCTTGGCCGAAAAATGCACTGTCTCAGGCCGAGCCTGCACAATAAACAATTCTCCAGTCAGCCCATCCTTGGCCCACTCTATGTCCATACTTTTTTTATAATGCTGCTCTATCATCACTCCCCATTTGGCCAACTGTATTATTTCCTTGTCAGACAGACACAGCCTGTTTCTGTCTTTCTCGGAAACCTTTTCCTGCTTGGTCGGCTGAATTTCTGAACCACTATAAACCAACTTTATTTCTTTGGTGCCCAACTTTTTAGAAACTATTGATTGGAAACCCTTATTCAAAGTTGTCTGAAAAACACGAAACTCATCCGGCGTCACAACGCCCTTTACTACATATTCTCCCAACCCATAACTACCATTTATCACCAACACCTCTCTAAATCCCGATTCAGTATCAGCTGTAAACATTACACCAGAGACCCCCTTGTCTGAACGCACCATCTTCTGCACCCCCACCGACAAAGCTATCTTGAAATGATCAAATTTTTTATCCACCCGATAAGATATCGCCCTATCTGTAAATAAGGAAGAAATGCATTTCTTTACTGCCAAAAGTACAGCTTTGTCACCCATTACATTCAAATAAGTCTCCTGCTGCCCAGCAAAAGAAGCATCTGGCAGGTCTTCGGCCGTCGCCGAGCTCCTGACTGCCACGCTAATATCTTTTTTACCAGATAATTTCTTATAAGCCACTACTATTTCTTTTTCTAGGTCTCCTGGCAAATTAGCAGACAATATCAACTCTCTCACCTTCTTCCCCCTTTCCTTTAAATTCATGACATCCTTGGTATCCAAATCGCTAAGTATTTCTTTTATGCGCTTCTTAATACCTGCTGCCTCCAAAAAATAACGGTAAGCGCTCGCCGTCACCGCAAAGCCATCTGGCACCCGAATACCTTTTTTTGTTAAATTAGAAAACATCTCACCAAGTGAGGCATTTTTACCTCCCACCAACGGTACGTCCTTTATGCTTGTCTCATTATAATGAAGCACAAACCTCTTGTTTCTTGCCTTAGCCATATTATAAATCTTCAATTATTAATTTTATATTAATTATTTATCTATTTAATAAAGCCACATTATAAAAATGTAGATTCAAATGAGCCGAAGCAAGGGAATACGAAAGGCAACTGTTTGACCCCGAACTTGTGTCGGGGGAGTTTTGCCTTTCGCCCGAGCGGAGGCGAAATTTGACTACATTTTTATTAAGTGGCGATTTTTGCGCCACTTTTTCTAAAAAAGTGGCAAATAGAAAGAAACCACCCACCAAAAAAATCTTTTTTATTATATAATTTATATTATCATAAAAACACGGTTTTTAAAACCGTGTTTTTGTAGATTGAAATCCTATAAATTTATCTTTCTTGCATAACCACCGGCAAAGGGCATTTCCCACTTATTGCCCTGCCAAGCATTGATAATACCGAGCAAAGACAAAACTACTATTATAAACCAACCAACCGGCAAAACTATAAACCAACCAATAATCGGCACCATCCCCAGAAACATCACTCCGAAAGAAGCAACAAATAGTACCACCCCCTGCTTGGCATGGAACTGGCAAAACTCACTATCCTTTTTGGCAAATAATACAAATAAACATAAAACCCAAAGATAAGATAAAGCCCCCATCATTCTCTCGTCTTGGCTCACCTCTTTTTTG contains:
- the ppsA gene encoding phosphoenolpyruvate synthase, with amino-acid sequence MAKARNKRFVLHYNETSIKDVPLVGGKNASLGEMFSNLTKKGIRVPDGFAVTASAYRYFLEAAGIKKRIKEILSDLDTKDVMNLKERGKKVRELILSANLPGDLEKEIVVAYKKLSGKKDISVAVRSSATAEDLPDASFAGQQETYLNVMGDKAVLLAVKKCISSLFTDRAISYRVDKKFDHFKIALSVGVQKMVRSDKGVSGVMFTADTESGFREVLVINGSYGLGEYVVKGVVTPDEFRVFQTTLNKGFQSIVSKKLGTKEIKLVYSGSEIQPTKQEKVSEKDRNRLCLSDKEIIQLAKWGVMIEQHYKKSMDIEWAKDGLTGELFIVQARPETVHFSAKQNMLEEYILKVKESEKKLITKGISVGNKIGAGKARVILDAKNMKDFQQGEILVTDVTDPDWEPIMKIAGAIVTNQGGRTCHAAIVSRELGIPCVVGTGEATRKIKTGQEATVSCAEGQDGFVYAGILPFEIKKTDLKNIKRPRTKIMMNVGIPENAFAQSLIPNDGVGLAREEFIINSYIKIHPNALLQFGKLKDEKAKKAILKMTADYKDRKQFFVDKLAEGIGQIAAAFYPKDVIIRLSDFKTNEYAELIGGKQFEPVESNPMIGWRGASRYYSPDFKEAFGLECEAIKKVREVMGLDNVIVMVPFCRTVEEAKQVLGVMVAHGLKRGEAKIIKTKDDKGGGKLKNNKMRPLQVYVMTEIPSNVILIDEFSKYFDGFSIGSNDLTQLTLGLDRDAGTLSFIGNEKNEAVKRLIVMAIRGAKKNKRKIGICGQGPSDFPDFAEFLVREGIDSISLNPDTVIKTTMAISKLEKRIGKK
- a CDS encoding DUF4870 domain-containing protein, translated to MPTGNKKEVSQDERMMGALSYLWVLCLFVLFAKKDSEFCQFHAKQGVVLFVASFGVMFLGMVPIIGWFIVLPVGWFIIVVLSLLGIINAWQGNKWEMPFAGGYARKINL